The Thermococcus sp. genomic interval GACCTTCCCGGGGTCAAGATAAGGGTCGGTGAGATAGAGGGCGGTTCGGTAACCCTGAGACGCTGGCAGACGGTGACGCTCACAACGAGAGAAGTAAAGGGCAACGAGGCAGTAATCCCCGTTGAGTTCAAGGACTTTCCGAGGCTCGTCTCCAAGGGGGACATAATCTACCTCAGCGACGGCTTCATAGCCCTGCGCGTGGAGGAGGTAAGGGACACCGACGTGATATGCAAGGTCATCGTTGGCGGAACCCTCTTCTCCCACAAGGGAATAAACGTCCCGAAGGCGAGGCTCGCCATAGAGGCAGTAACGGAGAAGGATTTGGAGTTCGTCGAGTTCGCCCTTGAGCAGGGCATCGACGCGGTTGGGATAAGCTTCGTTGGCTCGGCCTACGACGTCCTGAAGGTCAGGCGCTTCGTAGAAGACCGGGGTAGCAGGCTCTTCCTCATAGCCAAGATAGAGAGGCCCGACGCCGTCAGAAACTTCGAGGAGATACTCACGGCCTCGGATGGCGTGATGGTCGCTAGGGGAGATCTTGGCGTCGAGATGCCCATAGAGAAGCTCCCCATAGTCCAGAAGAAGCTCATAAAGAGGGCCAACCAGGTGGGAAAGCCGGTCATAACCGCCACCCAGATGCTCGAAAGCATGACCGAGGAGAAGCTCCCCACGAGGGCAGAGGTTACCGATGTCGCCAACGCAATCCTCGACGGAACCGATGCCCTGATGCTCTCAGAGGAGACGGCCGTGGGCAAATACCCCGTTGATGCGGTGAAGATGATGGCGAGGATAGCCAAGACGACCGAGGCCTACCGCGACTCCCACTGGACGGCCAGAATGGTGGAGTGGAAGATGGAGGAGTGGAAGGGCACATCCCTGAAGAGAAGAACAATAAAGGACGCCATAGCGAGGAGCATCATAGAGGCCCTGAACTCGATAGACATAAAGTACATCCTCACGCCGACGAGAACAGGCCAGACTGCCAGGCTTATTTCGCGCTTTAAGCCGAGACAGTGGGTTCTGGCGTTCGTTACCGACGAGTGGGTCGGCAACACCCTGATGTTCTCCTACGGCGTCTATCCCTTCACCGTCGAGGAGCAGGCTGAGGATGAAATAATCCGCATCATAACAGGCCTCGGGCTGGTGAGCGAGGGAGACACCGTGTTGCTGACTAAGGGGACGCCCATAGGGAAGACCGTCGGGACGAACACGATAAGGATATTCCAGGTCTAGCCTCAGGTTTATAAGAGTCCCGGGGAAGTGTGCAGGATGACGCTCAGGATGAACGCCGAGGCCCGCGCGCTCTACAGGGCCATCCTGGGGGAGATAAGGAAGCGCCTAGTTCTCGGCGGGAGCGAGGAGCACCTCGCGAACATTACCCCGACCTCGAACATCGGAGAGATACTCTCAAGGCAGGCCTATTTCAAGGAGAACCTCCCCCGGCTGAGCCCCTCGCTCAGGGAACCACTCGGGCGGGTGAGGCCGATAAGGTTTCCCCGGGACTACCTCCACGACAGGGTTCTCCTCGTTGACGAGTCCGAGGTTGATGAAGCCCGTAAGCTCGGCCTCTGCGATGTAACAACCGACGTCGAGGAAGCCCGCTCCTATCCCCTCGTCCTGAGCACAGTCGGATACGGCATAGACGTCGAGCTTAAGCCCCTCCACGTTGCCCCCGAACTCTACGTCCTCCCCCTCTGGAACTCCCGGGACACGCTGGAAGCGCTCACTCGGATAGGCTCCGCCACCGGAAGGGGGAGTGTCGCTGGAAAGATTCTGGCCTCGCTTGAGGACTTCAGGGAAACCTCTGAAAGGGAGCGGTTCCTTGAGTCGCTCGACGAGCTGGTCGCGGAGAAAGAGCGGGAGCTGAACGAAAAAATCGCCGAGAGGCTGGAGAACTTCAGCCTCACCCTCACCGGAAAGGAACTCCTTGAGTTCTTGACCGAGCTCAAGGACGGTAACTACGAGGCCATATTCAGGCGGTTTTCAGGGGTCGAGGAGGAGATAATGGGACTGATAGACGAGGCCGAGCGCGAGCTTTCCGAAAAGCTCGGCCTTGCCCTTGAGCTCTTCCCGAGGGACGAGCTGTACCCCCTCCACGTCTCCCCGGAAAGGGTCGAGGAGCTTAGGGCCTACCTTGAGAGAGAACTCGCCCTGGAGCGCTACCTGAAGGCAAGGGAGATAGCGGAAAAGGTTGTTCCGCTCATACCTTCCCTGAGGGAAGAGCTTAGAAGGGCGAGAGAGCTGGACTTTCTTCTGGCTGTTAAGGACTTCACGCGGGGCTTTTCGTTCCCCGAACTGAAGGAGGGCGGGGTGGCCTTCCTCAGGGGAAGGCACCTCTTCATAGAGAACCCCCAGCCGGTTAGCTACGCCGTCGGAAAGCTCCCCGAGGGTTTCACCGGTCCGGGAAGGCCCGGGAACGAGGGGGTGGTGATACTCACCGGCGCGAACAGTGGCGGTAAGACGAGCCT includes:
- the pyk gene encoding pyruvate kinase, whose translation is MRLPGHKTRIVATLGPASLNRRTVEAMIKAGMSVARLNFSHGDLRQHERAVKLVREASERLGVPVAILGDLPGVKIRVGEIEGGSVTLRRWQTVTLTTREVKGNEAVIPVEFKDFPRLVSKGDIIYLSDGFIALRVEEVRDTDVICKVIVGGTLFSHKGINVPKARLAIEAVTEKDLEFVEFALEQGIDAVGISFVGSAYDVLKVRRFVEDRGSRLFLIAKIERPDAVRNFEEILTASDGVMVARGDLGVEMPIEKLPIVQKKLIKRANQVGKPVITATQMLESMTEEKLPTRAEVTDVANAILDGTDALMLSEETAVGKYPVDAVKMMARIAKTTEAYRDSHWTARMVEWKMEEWKGTSLKRRTIKDAIARSIIEALNSIDIKYILTPTRTGQTARLISRFKPRQWVLAFVTDEWVGNTLMFSYGVYPFTVEEQAEDEIIRIITGLGLVSEGDTVLLTKGTPIGKTVGTNTIRIFQV
- a CDS encoding endonuclease MutS2 — translated: MTLRMNAEARALYRAILGEIRKRLVLGGSEEHLANITPTSNIGEILSRQAYFKENLPRLSPSLREPLGRVRPIRFPRDYLHDRVLLVDESEVDEARKLGLCDVTTDVEEARSYPLVLSTVGYGIDVELKPLHVAPELYVLPLWNSRDTLEALTRIGSATGRGSVAGKILASLEDFRETSERERFLESLDELVAEKERELNEKIAERLENFSLTLTGKELLEFLTELKDGNYEAIFRRFSGVEEEIMGLIDEAERELSEKLGLALELFPRDELYPLHVSPERVEELRAYLERELALERYLKAREIAEKVVPLIPSLREELRRARELDFLLAVKDFTRGFSFPELKEGGVAFLRGRHLFIENPQPVSYAVGKLPEGFTGPGRPGNEGVVILTGANSGGKTSLLELISQVVILTHMGLPVPAERAWVEPLDELFFFRRKRSIYGAGAFETALRSFVRALRGRGRKLILIDEFEAITEPGAAVKIIGELLKVAHERDFYVVIVSHLGEELREELPFARVDGIEAKGLDENLNLIVDRQPVFGKLGRSTPELIVERLARKARGRERELYERVLSAFRE